The following proteins are co-located in the uncultured Draconibacterium sp. genome:
- a CDS encoding dipeptide epimerase — protein sequence MKLSFRPYELQLKHAFTLATSSRTTTPVMLVELEYDGIVGYGEASMPPYLGESHETVARFLQKVDLSGFNDPFRMDEILEYIDSIESGNRAAKACIDIALHDLVGKIMGQPWYKIWGLTPENTPNTSFTIGIDTRDVIIEKTKEAAEFKILKVKMGRDNDKELVEAIRSVTDVPLCVDVNQGWTDKYKALEMIHWLNEKGIVFVEQPMPKEQIDDMAWLTENSPLPTIADEAFQRIHDIPKFKDVYTGINIKLMKSTGMHEAKKMIEVARALDMKVMIGCMTETSCAVSAAAQLSPLCEWADLDGNLLITNDIYEGMKVINGKVTLNELPGIGIKKI from the coding sequence ATGAAACTCAGTTTTAGGCCATACGAACTTCAATTGAAACATGCTTTTACGCTGGCAACCAGCTCCCGAACAACTACTCCGGTGATGCTGGTAGAATTGGAATACGACGGTATTGTTGGATATGGAGAAGCTTCAATGCCTCCTTATCTGGGCGAATCGCACGAAACTGTTGCTCGTTTTTTGCAGAAAGTTGATTTGTCGGGTTTTAATGACCCCTTTCGGATGGATGAAATTTTGGAATACATTGATTCCATTGAGTCGGGTAACCGGGCGGCAAAGGCTTGTATTGATATTGCGCTGCATGATTTAGTGGGAAAAATAATGGGGCAGCCCTGGTATAAAATATGGGGATTAACTCCTGAAAACACGCCAAATACCTCGTTTACAATAGGAATTGATACCCGTGATGTAATTATCGAGAAAACAAAAGAAGCTGCTGAGTTTAAGATTCTGAAAGTAAAAATGGGGCGCGACAACGACAAGGAGTTAGTTGAAGCTATACGCTCTGTAACGGATGTTCCTTTGTGTGTTGATGTAAATCAGGGATGGACAGACAAATACAAGGCATTGGAGATGATTCACTGGTTAAACGAGAAAGGGATTGTATTTGTTGAGCAACCCATGCCAAAAGAGCAAATTGATGATATGGCATGGCTGACTGAAAATAGTCCCTTGCCAACCATTGCCGACGAAGCTTTTCAGCGTATTCACGACATTCCAAAATTTAAAGATGTGTACACCGGTATAAATATAAAATTGATGAAAAGTACCGGGATGCATGAAGCCAAAAAAATGATTGAAGTTGCGCGTGCTTTAGATATGAAAGTGATGATTGGATGTATGACGGAAACGTCGTGCGCTGTATCTGCTGCTGCCCAGCTTTCTCCCTTGTGTGAATGGGCCGATTTGGATGGTAATTTGTTGATTACAAATGATATTTATGAAGGTATGAAAGTAATTAACGGCAAAGTTACCTTAAATGAGTTGCCCGGTATTGGGATCAAAAAAATATAG
- the murQ gene encoding N-acetylmuramic acid 6-phosphate etherase, translating into MKVTESSSLYDNLDQMPVKEILTSINNEDAKVHIAVQKEIPKIEKLVELLVERVKAGGRLFYLGAGTSGRLGILDASEIPPTFGMPQGIVIGLIAGGDTAIRKAVESAEDNWHGGWEDLQEHNINAKDTVVGIAASGGTPYVIGALKDANENGLLSACITCNPNSEISKVASIAIEPVVGPEFLTGSTRMKAGTAQKMVLNMITTSLMIKLGRVKGNKMVDMQLTNKKLVERGSKMIVEELGIELDEARRLLLLHGSVRAVLNNYKA; encoded by the coding sequence ATGAAAGTTACAGAATCAAGCTCATTGTACGACAATCTCGATCAAATGCCCGTAAAAGAAATATTAACGAGCATTAACAACGAAGACGCAAAAGTACATATAGCTGTACAAAAAGAAATTCCCAAAATTGAAAAACTGGTAGAGTTGCTGGTTGAACGCGTAAAAGCTGGAGGTAGATTATTTTATCTGGGAGCCGGGACAAGCGGTCGGCTGGGAATTCTGGATGCTTCTGAAATACCGCCTACATTTGGCATGCCTCAGGGCATTGTAATTGGATTAATTGCCGGTGGCGACACTGCCATCAGAAAAGCAGTTGAATCGGCAGAAGACAACTGGCACGGCGGATGGGAAGATCTGCAGGAACATAACATTAATGCAAAAGATACAGTGGTTGGTATTGCGGCATCGGGCGGGACACCTTATGTTATAGGTGCTTTGAAAGATGCTAACGAAAACGGTTTGTTAAGTGCCTGTATTACCTGCAATCCGAATTCGGAGATTTCGAAAGTGGCCAGTATTGCCATTGAACCGGTAGTTGGCCCTGAATTTCTGACAGGAAGCACGCGAATGAAAGCCGGAACTGCACAGAAAATGGTATTGAACATGATCACTACTTCGTTGATGATAAAACTGGGACGTGTTAAAGGCAACAAAATGGTTGATATGCAACTTACCAATAAAAAACTGGTTGAGCGCGGTTCAAAAATGATTGTTGAGGAACTTGGAATAGAACTGGATGAAGCGCGACGACTTCTTCTTCTTCATGGTTCGGTGCGTGCCGTTTTAAACAACTACAAAGCCTAA
- a CDS encoding fibronectin type III domain-containing protein produces the protein MGLINVKVYRPRTSILIKVFGVCFFYFFVAGTSVFAQTADSIKAGINTNLKGKVSSDFYTGDQNYINRKKIQVDSVFIDDDENAITLFFNKALAEMPFRKESVESIHDSIKKYLPTHLQDRNLTIVSAGVDIEDLVPNYYRSRLEQEKKRLTQESPEDRKNVVQPQRSYTITSGLQNSNIALWNSHGWYYEPKLNRWEWQRARLFTTVEDILPTALVTPYIAPMLENAGANVFMPRERDWQKNEVIVDNNASTGKSKFKRPRKRTANVRGFAIGNQPYVDENPFELGTSVGFESLNRKTNCATYIPDFANSGDYSVYVSYGKGDGEVLYRVHHSGGVSDFKVDQSMGFGTWIYLGTFHFKQGRDKKAVKVELLAEPGKPQKISADAVRFGGGMGVVERNGNTSGRARYFEGARYNLQFSGAPDTLVWKLNDNNDYKDDYMCRGEWVNWLMGAPTGPEKNRMYPGLNIPIDMAFAFHTDAGILPDDEIVGTLGIYSTDRDTGVFANGQSKFASRDLTDLIQTQIVNDINKLYQCNWTRRGMWNSQYSEAYRPQVPTMLLELLSHQNLNDVKYMLHPKFRFDVSRAVYKGMLRFLSTQNGSEYVVQPLPVDHLSSEIVGENSARLTWKPVLDKTEPGAIPEKYIVYKRIGDNGFDNGTLVDETTILLSNLEIGKVYGFKVTAVNAGGESFPSEIISLAIAESSKGKALIINGFDRVDAPEIFVSDTLSGVLRQLDNGVADGFDISTTGNQYDLDRNSPWIDDDSPGHGASFADLETTIFRGNTFDFSYTHGKSLLEAGFSFVTCSDEAIEDVDFSNFDVLDCLFGEEKTSYLPGNDSTSYFEIYSEKILKALEKYAQNGGNILISGAYIGSDIPKNKTDEKRIGELLKFKWRTDHATKKGQFYAVSDEFDFRGEFNTDYIMEQYPVEAADGIEPYNEEGQTLFRYEENNISAGVFYNGAYKVISLGFPFECVKGEKQRDELMKKIIDRFTIKTDKQTAK, from the coding sequence ATGGGCCTGATTAATGTTAAAGTATATCGACCTCGTACAAGTATTTTAATAAAAGTATTTGGGGTATGTTTTTTTTACTTTTTTGTTGCAGGTACTTCTGTTTTTGCTCAAACTGCTGACTCTATCAAAGCCGGAATCAATACAAATCTTAAAGGTAAAGTAAGTTCTGATTTTTATACCGGAGACCAGAACTATATTAATCGAAAGAAAATTCAAGTGGATTCGGTTTTTATCGATGATGATGAGAACGCTATTACCTTGTTTTTTAACAAAGCACTGGCCGAAATGCCTTTTCGGAAGGAATCAGTCGAAAGCATTCATGATTCGATAAAGAAGTATCTTCCAACGCATTTGCAGGATCGGAATTTAACAATTGTATCGGCCGGAGTTGATATCGAAGATTTGGTTCCCAATTATTATCGGTCTCGGTTGGAACAGGAAAAGAAACGGTTAACACAAGAGTCACCGGAAGATCGAAAAAATGTTGTTCAACCACAACGTTCGTACACAATTACATCAGGATTACAAAATTCAAATATAGCATTGTGGAACAGCCACGGCTGGTATTACGAACCCAAACTGAACCGCTGGGAATGGCAGCGTGCGCGACTTTTTACAACTGTAGAAGATATTTTACCCACAGCATTAGTGACTCCGTACATTGCTCCAATGCTTGAAAATGCCGGAGCTAATGTTTTTATGCCTCGCGAACGCGATTGGCAAAAAAATGAAGTTATTGTTGATAATAATGCTTCTACAGGAAAAAGTAAATTTAAAAGACCCCGAAAAAGAACAGCTAATGTAAGGGGGTTTGCAATAGGAAATCAACCGTATGTCGACGAAAATCCTTTTGAACTGGGTACATCAGTTGGTTTTGAAAGTTTAAACAGAAAGACGAATTGTGCCACTTATATTCCTGATTTCGCGAATTCAGGTGATTATTCGGTGTATGTATCCTATGGAAAGGGAGATGGAGAAGTACTTTACCGTGTACATCATTCAGGAGGAGTAAGTGATTTTAAGGTCGATCAGTCAATGGGATTTGGCACCTGGATTTACCTTGGAACATTTCATTTTAAGCAGGGAAGAGACAAAAAAGCAGTCAAAGTAGAGTTACTGGCAGAACCCGGGAAACCACAAAAAATATCAGCCGATGCTGTTCGTTTTGGCGGAGGAATGGGAGTTGTCGAGCGCAATGGAAACACAAGTGGCCGGGCAAGGTATTTTGAAGGAGCCCGTTACAATTTGCAATTTTCGGGAGCACCCGACACTTTGGTTTGGAAGTTGAATGACAATAACGACTACAAAGACGATTACATGTGCAGGGGAGAGTGGGTGAACTGGTTAATGGGGGCACCAACAGGACCTGAAAAAAACAGAATGTATCCGGGGCTGAATATTCCCATTGACATGGCTTTTGCATTTCATACAGATGCGGGTATTTTGCCCGATGATGAAATTGTAGGTACGCTTGGAATCTATTCAACCGATCGTGATACAGGTGTTTTTGCCAATGGGCAATCAAAGTTTGCGTCGCGCGATTTAACAGATCTTATACAAACTCAAATTGTAAACGATATTAACAAACTATACCAGTGCAACTGGACACGACGCGGCATGTGGAATTCGCAATACAGCGAGGCTTACCGCCCACAGGTACCAACCATGTTGCTCGAACTTTTGTCGCATCAAAACCTGAACGATGTAAAATACATGTTACATCCCAAATTCCGATTTGATGTGTCGCGTGCAGTTTATAAAGGAATGTTGCGGTTTTTAAGCACTCAAAACGGCTCAGAGTATGTGGTTCAACCTTTGCCGGTTGATCATTTATCCTCCGAAATAGTGGGTGAGAATTCGGCGCGTTTAACCTGGAAACCGGTTTTGGATAAAACAGAGCCAGGTGCAATTCCTGAAAAATATATTGTTTATAAACGGATTGGTGATAATGGTTTCGACAATGGAACTTTGGTTGATGAAACCACAATTTTATTATCCAATCTCGAAATAGGCAAAGTTTATGGCTTTAAAGTGACTGCTGTAAATGCCGGCGGAGAAAGTTTTCCTTCAGAAATTATTTCGCTTGCAATTGCCGAAAGCAGTAAAGGAAAAGCATTAATAATAAATGGTTTCGACCGTGTTGATGCACCGGAAATTTTTGTAAGCGATACTTTGTCGGGAGTGTTACGCCAACTGGATAATGGAGTGGCTGATGGCTTTGATATTTCAACAACGGGAAATCAGTACGATCTTGATAGAAACTCGCCTTGGATTGACGACGACAGCCCCGGTCACGGCGCAAGTTTTGCCGATTTGGAAACCACAATATTCAGAGGAAATACCTTTGACTTTTCGTATACGCACGGCAAAAGTTTGCTGGAAGCTGGCTTTAGTTTTGTTACCTGCAGCGACGAAGCCATTGAAGATGTAGACTTCAGTAATTTTGATGTGCTTGATTGTTTGTTTGGGGAGGAGAAAACAAGTTATTTACCGGGCAACGATTCCACTTCGTATTTCGAAATCTATTCGGAAAAAATACTTAAAGCTTTAGAGAAGTACGCGCAAAATGGTGGAAATATTCTAATTTCGGGCGCATATATTGGGTCTGATATTCCGAAAAATAAAACAGATGAAAAACGAATTGGCGAGTTACTGAAATTTAAGTGGAGAACGGATCATGCAACTAAGAAGGGGCAGTTTTATGCCGTGTCGGATGAGTTCGATTTTAGAGGTGAGTTTAATACAGATTACATTATGGAACAATATCCGGTTGAAGCAGCAGATGGTATAGAACCTTACAATGAGGAAGGACAAACACTGTTCAGATACGAAGAAAACAACATCAGTGCCGGAGTTTTTTACAACGGCGCCTACAAAGTAATTTCGCTGGGTTTTCCGTTTGAATGTGTAAAAGGAGAAAAACAGCGAGATGAATTAATGAAAAAAATAATAGACAGATTTACGATTAAAACAGATAAACAAACAGCAAAATAA
- a CDS encoding glycosyltransferase family A protein, translating into MKANILLHHSKLAEYDKAAFGRTIQSVFAQTEQDFELTVIVDSEVDAILEQIKSFNTRSVKVNVISSGEENLSVQLNKAFKSSSADGILYIDNRNQEVVLKKSALEICSIATQNNANVGMIYSDYELSGKDGVNEVRLLKHHIGRVRDNQDYGKVFFLTQQALNEIGGISEDIKFNALYDLRLKISEKSELLHIANRYSGSLYRVVSQAKAHNVFDYLLAGKESQLEAEEILSAHLKRINAYLEPGKHYSTRPEADETATLKASVIIPVNNRPEFICDAIESVQAQTIKEVEIIVVVNGGDEDPTVESVKNYLQGGEKYDESKPEVRLLIHDMNNLGLCFNSAAKIARGEFYVQLDSDDQLTPDAVEKVLKVYESDPKIGMVIGSYEVWEKDASGAIKRMEEIPVVTHDEWTEDNGRNNLLRINGAGAPRSIPIKLIREIGFSMNEEPFARNYGEDYQMVMKISEKHRIGRVWVPIYKVIRHSGGTDHNIDQNTIDRNDEAKDFMRKESILRRIKLNK; encoded by the coding sequence ATGAAGGCAAATATATTACTACATCATTCGAAACTGGCAGAATACGATAAGGCTGCTTTTGGCAGAACAATTCAATCGGTTTTTGCGCAAACAGAGCAGGATTTTGAACTTACTGTTATTGTTGACAGCGAGGTTGATGCGATATTGGAACAGATAAAATCATTCAATACCAGATCAGTAAAAGTTAATGTGATTTCTTCGGGTGAAGAAAATTTATCGGTTCAATTAAACAAGGCTTTTAAGAGTAGCTCTGCCGATGGTATTTTGTACATCGATAACCGAAACCAGGAAGTTGTTTTAAAGAAAAGTGCACTTGAAATTTGTAGCATCGCGACACAAAATAATGCTAATGTTGGAATGATTTATTCCGATTATGAACTGAGTGGAAAAGATGGAGTGAACGAGGTTCGTTTGTTAAAACACCACATTGGAAGAGTGCGTGATAACCAGGATTATGGCAAAGTATTCTTTTTAACACAACAGGCCTTGAACGAAATTGGAGGTATTTCAGAAGACATAAAATTTAATGCCTTGTATGATTTACGCCTAAAAATTTCAGAAAAATCGGAGCTGCTTCATATTGCAAATCGTTATTCGGGGTCGTTGTATCGGGTGGTTTCGCAGGCAAAAGCACACAATGTATTCGATTATTTGTTGGCGGGTAAAGAAAGTCAGTTGGAGGCAGAAGAGATTTTATCAGCACATTTAAAACGAATAAATGCATACCTGGAACCGGGAAAACATTACTCAACCAGACCAGAGGCCGATGAAACAGCAACTCTAAAAGCATCGGTAATTATTCCTGTAAATAATCGTCCCGAGTTTATTTGTGACGCCATTGAAAGTGTGCAGGCGCAAACCATAAAAGAGGTTGAAATTATTGTGGTAGTAAACGGTGGCGACGAAGATCCAACTGTTGAATCGGTTAAAAACTATTTACAGGGTGGTGAAAAATACGATGAATCGAAACCTGAGGTAAGACTTTTGATTCACGATATGAATAATCTGGGCCTGTGTTTTAATTCGGCTGCCAAAATTGCACGTGGCGAATTTTACGTTCAGCTCGACTCGGACGATCAGTTGACTCCAGACGCTGTTGAGAAAGTATTAAAAGTGTACGAAAGTGATCCAAAAATTGGAATGGTGATCGGTTCGTACGAGGTTTGGGAAAAAGATGCAAGCGGTGCCATAAAACGAATGGAAGAGATTCCGGTTGTAACCCACGATGAATGGACGGAAGATAACGGAAGAAACAACCTTTTGAGAATTAATGGGGCAGGAGCACCTCGTTCAATTCCGATTAAACTGATTCGTGAAATTGGTTTTAGTATGAACGAAGAACCATTTGCCCGAAATTACGGAGAGGATTACCAGATGGTGATGAAGATTAGCGAAAAACACCGCATTGGAAGAGTTTGGGTGCCCATTTACAAAGTGATTCGTCATTCAGGAGGAACGGACCACAATATTGATCAGAACACGATTGACCGAAATGATGAGGCCAAAGATTTTATGCGGAAAGAAAGTATTCTGAGACGTATAAAACTGAACAAGTAA
- a CDS encoding SpoIID/LytB domain-containing protein — protein MPDIHVGIMTLDKLEFNFAGEFKIKGSKKTISGKHTASIENNLIQISDGTASAQELQFIPADFDSSEFELKDVTIGVNFHWEQKEDQKFQGTLKLIIEDGKITAINVLPIENYLISVISSEMSASSSLDLLKAHAIISRSWLIAQTDKQDKLTDASEKYESTFQTDDEFIRWYDREDHVNFHVCADDHCQRYQGTTRSHNPNVVKAVNETSGVILSYNGEVCDARFSKCCGGIAELFENCWEPVNHPYLSAVIDNPAPPKGFETDLTMEKNSVVWLNNKPEAFCNTDDEEILKQVLNEYDWTAKDFYRWKVEYSQKDLSALILKRSGHDFGDIYDMIPVERGVSGRLIRLKIIGSKKTLTFGKELEIRRWLSESHLYSSAFTVERQIVIEGVPQKFVLHGAGWGHGVGLCQIGAAVMGHKGYTYDKILHHYFKNITLEKRY, from the coding sequence ATGCCTGATATTCACGTTGGAATAATGACGCTCGACAAACTTGAATTTAATTTTGCGGGCGAATTTAAAATTAAGGGAAGTAAGAAAACGATAAGCGGAAAACACACCGCAAGCATAGAAAACAATCTGATTCAAATTTCGGATGGAACAGCTTCTGCTCAAGAGCTGCAATTTATTCCGGCGGATTTTGACAGTTCAGAATTCGAGTTAAAAGATGTAACAATTGGTGTGAATTTTCATTGGGAGCAGAAGGAAGATCAGAAATTTCAGGGAACACTGAAACTCATAATAGAAGACGGAAAAATTACGGCAATTAATGTGTTGCCTATCGAAAACTATTTGATTAGCGTTATTTCTTCCGAAATGAGTGCAAGCAGTTCGCTTGATTTATTAAAAGCACATGCCATAATTTCGCGCAGCTGGTTAATTGCACAAACCGATAAACAGGATAAATTAACGGATGCCTCAGAAAAATACGAAAGTACGTTTCAAACCGATGATGAATTTATCAGGTGGTACGATCGCGAAGACCATGTAAATTTTCATGTTTGCGCCGACGACCACTGTCAACGTTACCAGGGCACAACGCGTTCGCACAATCCGAATGTGGTAAAGGCCGTTAACGAAACTTCCGGCGTAATTCTTTCTTACAACGGAGAAGTCTGCGATGCTCGGTTTTCGAAATGTTGCGGAGGAATTGCAGAATTGTTTGAAAATTGCTGGGAGCCTGTTAATCATCCTTATCTGTCAGCAGTAATTGATAATCCGGCTCCACCAAAGGGATTTGAAACCGATTTAACAATGGAAAAGAATTCGGTGGTTTGGTTAAATAACAAGCCGGAGGCTTTTTGCAATACCGACGATGAAGAAATTTTGAAACAAGTTTTAAATGAATACGACTGGACGGCCAAAGATTTTTATCGTTGGAAAGTTGAGTATTCGCAAAAAGATTTGTCGGCTTTGATATTAAAACGATCGGGGCACGATTTTGGCGATATTTATGACATGATTCCTGTTGAACGCGGAGTTTCGGGTCGTTTAATTCGACTTAAAATTATTGGTTCGAAAAAAACATTAACCTTTGGAAAAGAGCTGGAAATAAGGCGTTGGTTAAGCGAATCGCATTTGTACAGTTCTGCTTTTACTGTTGAACGACAAATTGTGATTGAAGGAGTACCACAGAAATTTGTTTTACACGGAGCGGGCTGGGGACACGGTGTTGGTTTGTGCCAGATTGGTGCGGCTGTAATGGGGCACAAAGGATATACATACGACAAAATTCTACATCACTATTTTAAAAACATTACGCTGGAAAAACGTTACTAA
- a CDS encoding tetratricopeptide repeat protein, whose product MTEKEIKIQYNTICQNLAERKLKPAFDQLEKLILSSGLLIYLDEWRNLEQTYSYMLKYTVEGIQDPERQKVYQKLIVSVFELVDKIYDEIRMKLSSSLEYEKKRGFAAIKVQLETLLSEVEDFYLQEELVMLVDDEDVHQSAKRLDAYTHQQKVVSLFYHLWFQNKLSQAEVNLVKVFLKSELISTAYKSLIVSSLILSLLRYFDKTKFAMLFEAYELDDSEINQRAIVGLLVAFYKYDPRLPFYPSITARLKMLNEKPEFKKNIEQVIVQLIRSKETEKIQKKITDEIIPEMIKISPTLKDKINLDSLMDDSLGEDKNPEWEKIFEDSPGLMNKMEEFSEMQMEGADVFMSSFSMLKMFPFFSEFSNWFMPFFSANPEITQSIDMSDEVNSRFIDAIDVAPVLCNSDKYSFCFSIQNLPAENREFMAEGMKAEMAQFEELLRDEEITDPGKKAGFVSNQFIQDLYRFYKLHPRRNDFENIFDWRFDFHNKMSLGEILKEDLSILRNIAEYYFNKNYFEEAAEVFDYILNIEKSAELYQKLGFCFQKQGNFQAALEAYKNAELFDLNRKWNLNKIALCYRNLKQPQKALEYYREVEQLDEENLNVQLNIGHCLLELDQFDEALKCYFKVEYLAPGNKKVWKPIAWCSFVAGRKEQAEKYFQKLVDDNPNKHDLMNMGHVQWSLGKRKEALDYYKQSITQTEFTEKEFFEVFNEDLHHLIKQGIEKEDVPIMLDQLRYFVDQ is encoded by the coding sequence ATGACTGAAAAAGAAATAAAAATACAATACAATACTATTTGTCAAAATCTGGCAGAACGAAAATTAAAACCTGCGTTCGACCAGCTTGAAAAGCTGATTCTCAGCAGTGGATTGCTAATTTATCTGGACGAATGGCGGAACCTGGAACAGACATACAGTTACATGTTGAAATATACGGTTGAAGGTATTCAGGATCCTGAACGGCAAAAGGTGTATCAAAAATTAATTGTATCTGTTTTTGAGTTGGTTGACAAAATTTACGATGAAATTCGAATGAAATTATCATCGTCGCTGGAGTACGAAAAAAAACGTGGTTTCGCGGCTATTAAAGTTCAACTCGAAACATTGTTAAGCGAAGTTGAAGATTTTTATTTACAGGAAGAACTGGTTATGTTGGTTGACGATGAAGATGTTCATCAATCGGCCAAAAGATTAGATGCATATACCCATCAGCAAAAAGTGGTTTCCCTCTTTTATCATTTGTGGTTTCAGAATAAGTTAAGTCAGGCAGAAGTAAACCTGGTAAAGGTTTTTCTGAAAAGTGAGTTGATATCTACCGCCTATAAATCGCTCATTGTTTCGTCTCTTATTTTAAGTCTTTTGCGCTATTTCGATAAAACCAAATTTGCCATGCTTTTTGAAGCATATGAGCTGGATGACTCTGAGATTAATCAACGGGCAATTGTTGGTTTACTTGTGGCTTTTTACAAATACGATCCGCGTTTGCCTTTCTATCCGTCAATAACGGCACGTTTAAAAATGTTGAACGAAAAACCTGAGTTTAAGAAAAACATAGAGCAGGTTATTGTTCAACTTATTCGAAGCAAGGAAACCGAAAAAATTCAGAAAAAAATCACCGATGAGATTATTCCTGAAATGATAAAAATTAGTCCAACTTTGAAAGATAAAATCAATTTGGATAGTTTAATGGATGATAGTTTGGGTGAAGATAAAAATCCGGAGTGGGAAAAGATTTTTGAAGATTCGCCCGGATTGATGAATAAAATGGAAGAATTTTCGGAAATGCAAATGGAAGGTGCCGATGTGTTTATGAGTTCCTTTTCAATGTTGAAAATGTTTCCGTTTTTTAGCGAGTTTTCAAACTGGTTTATGCCGTTTTTTTCTGCCAATCCGGAAATCACTCAATCCATTGATATGTCGGATGAGGTAAACTCGCGATTTATTGATGCCATTGATGTTGCGCCGGTTTTATGTAACTCCGATAAATATTCGTTTTGTTTTAGTATCCAAAATTTGCCGGCTGAAAACCGTGAATTTATGGCTGAGGGAATGAAAGCAGAAATGGCACAGTTTGAAGAATTACTGAGGGACGAAGAAATAACCGATCCCGGGAAGAAGGCAGGATTCGTATCCAATCAGTTTATTCAGGATTTATACCGGTTTTACAAATTGCATCCGCGCAGAAATGATTTCGAAAATATTTTTGACTGGCGGTTTGATTTTCATAATAAAATGTCGCTAGGCGAAATATTAAAGGAAGATTTGAGTATTCTTCGAAATATTGCCGAGTATTACTTTAATAAGAACTACTTTGAGGAAGCGGCTGAAGTATTTGATTATATTTTGAATATTGAAAAAAGTGCTGAATTGTACCAAAAACTGGGATTCTGTTTTCAGAAACAAGGCAACTTTCAGGCAGCACTGGAAGCCTATAAAAATGCCGAGTTGTTTGACTTGAACCGGAAATGGAACCTGAATAAAATTGCGCTTTGCTACCGGAACCTGAAACAACCACAAAAAGCCCTGGAATATTACCGGGAGGTTGAGCAGTTAGACGAAGAAAATCTAAATGTTCAGTTAAACATTGGACATTGTTTGTTGGAACTGGACCAATTTGATGAAGCGTTAAAATGTTATTTTAAGGTTGAATACCTTGCACCGGGTAATAAAAAGGTTTGGAAACCAATTGCATGGTGTTCGTTTGTAGCCGGGAGAAAAGAGCAGGCAGAAAAATATTTCCAAAAGTTGGTTGATGATAATCCCAATAAACATGACCTGATGAATATGGGACATGTACAATGGAGTTTAGGAAAACGCAAAGAAGCCCTGGACTATTATAAACAGTCTATCACGCAAACCGAGTTTACCGAAAAAGAATTCTTTGAAGTCTTTAACGAAGATTTACACCATCTGATAAAGCAGGGCATTGAAAAAGAAGATGTTCCGATTATGCTCGACCAGTTGAGGTATTTTGTTGACCAATAG